The Helicobacter canis genomic sequence TATCAATGGGCTAGCCCTAAGCGCACACACAAAAGGCGTGGTGCTGGCGTTAAATGGGGAGTTTGTGTTTGATTGGTATGGAGGGGATTTAAGCAAGCGGTATGATGAGTTTTACGCCCTAGCACACGCATCCATTGCAGCCTTTAGTGCTGTGAGCTTGCGTGCAAATGTGGCACTCTATCACATCAAAAATGAAGAGCTACTTAGTGCTGATGGGAGTAAAAATCCAGCCAATCCACTCCTGCCTAATACGCAGCTTTTAGACAAGATTTTGTATGAAGTGGCTTTGGGGGTGGATTTTGCTAAGATCGTGCAAAAAGAGAGCTTGCAAAAAGCCGAGATAGCTCTAGCAGCTTTGGGGAGCTTAGAGCGCAAGAGACAGGCTAGCGGACTTGGGGATTTCTACAATGGCAGTGGAGGAGAGCTTCGGGCAAGATTGCAGTATAAGGGCTTTGGGCTAGAAGAGAGCTACTACTTTGGCAAGCCACAAATGCAGTATTTCGCGGAGTATGGGGAGAGCGTGTATAATGGGCTGCCCTTTTACCACGCGCGATCATTGAATCGTATCAATGCCTACTATGAGTATAGAAATGATTTTTTGCGGCTTAATGTGGGGTTTGCATTTTATCACTTTGATAGGCAATTCGCGCTATCTCAAATGCTCACTCTCACGCTAGATACGCAAAAGATTTTTACAAGCAAGCCTAGAATCTAGTGTGGATTCTTATTGCGCTGTTTAAACAAATTTGGCATATTTAGCTTTCAATTTCTTAAGAAAGGACATAGTAATGGAAAAGGTTGGAATTTTTTATGGTAGCGATGGCGGTAATTCAAAAAACGCAGCAGAGCAAGTCGCAGCAGAGCTTGGCAATGCAGAGCTTATCGATGTAGCAAGTGCGAGCAAAGATCAGCTTGCATCATTTAAGAATCTTATCCTTGTTACACCTACTTATGGTAGTGGTGATTTGCAAACTGATTGGGAAGACTTCTTAGATTCTCTAAGTGGCGGTGATTTTGCCGGAAAAGTTGTAGGGCTTGTAGGGCTTGGTGATCAAGACACTTACTCTGATACATTCTGTGATGGGATCTCTCATATCTACAACAAAGCAAAAGATAGTGCTACAATCGTAGGGCAAACTGCAACAGATGGATATGAATTCTCTGATTCTCAATCTGTTGTTGATGGCAAGTTTGTGGGCTTGGCTCTTGATGAAGATAATCAAGATGACAAAACAGCTGAGAGAATCAAAGCGTGGGTTGCTGATATTAAAGGTAAGCTTGCATAGATTCTTACAGGGCGCAAGCCCTGCTTCTTTCTTTTATTTCTCTATATTCTAATCTTTTTTCTAGTGTATAATTTAGCCTACTAATCTTATTGCTACAAGGTGTATTATGAGAAAACATCGCCACTCTCCTATACATCATAGGTTTTTAAAGAGTCTTGTGTTTTGGGTGTTGCTTGGGCTTGTGCTTGGCGTGGTATTTGGGATCATCGGGAATTTACACCATAGCCACCCAAATGCTGTGGTAACATTTTTCTATCACTTCTGTATAGAGTCTAAATCCTACACCTTTGACCCGTTTATCAAAGGGCTAAAGCTTCTTATGGGTCCTATTATATTTTTGACCATTATTACAGGGATCATCCGCCTTGAAGACTTGAAGACACTAGGTGGGCTTGGGCTAAAGACACTTATTTATTTTGAAGTTGTTAGCACATTTGCGCTTGTGATTGGCGTGGTGTTTGGCGAGGTGCTAAAGCCAGGACACGGAATGCACCTTGATGTAGCCAGCCTTGATGCCCAGAGTGTAGAGGGCTATATCGCTCAAGGTGCGAGCAATCAAGCCCAGAGTGTAGGTGAAGAAATCTATCACATTCTATTAAGCGCGATTCCACACGACCCTATCACGCCATTTGTCGAGGGGAAGACATTGCAGGTGCTAGTAATGGCATTGATCGTGGCTATCTTGCTCTCTTTTGCAGCACCTAGCTTTAAAGAAAAATGCTTGAAATATTTTGAGAGTATGCAAGAGACATTTTTCAAAGTGCTAACGATTTTGATCTGGTATAGCCCGCTAGCGACCTTTGGGGCTATGGCATATCTTATCGCGCATTTTGGGTTTAGCTCCATTGGCGGAATGATTATGCTGCTGCTGACTATGGCATTATCGATTTTGGCGTTTATTTTTGTGGTGCTTGGGATCATTTGCAAAATCGGTGGGATCAATATCTTTAAGCTTATGCGCTTTATTTATGCAGAAGTGCTTGTGGTATTTGCCACCTCTAGTAGCGAGACGGCTCTAGCCCCGCTTATGCGTAAGCTTGAGCGTGCTGGGGTGCAGAAAGCAAGTGTAGGGCTGATTATGCCAACAGGCTATAGCTTCAATCTTGATGCGACAAATATTTATCTAAGTCTAGCGGTGATATTTCTCTCTCAAGCCTTTGATATTCACATTAGCTTTGTGCAGACGATGACGCTTATACTTATTTTGATGATTTCATCAAAGGGTGCGGTTGGTGTTACAGGCAGTGGCTTTATCGTCCTAGCGGGCACGCTTGCGGCACTAACGACAGCCGATGGTAGCCAGCTTATCCCAGCAGTGAGTGTGGCAGCGATACTTGGGATTGATAAATTTTTGAGCGAGATGCGTGCGGTTGGGAATCTATGTGGCAATGTGATTGCTTGTGTGATGGTGAGCATTTGGGATAAGCGTATAGACAAGGAGCGTTTCCTCTATGCGCTTGATCACCCAGAAGAGTTCAAAGTCGTATAGATTCTACAAGCTTCATAGAATCTGCGTGTAGAATCTATGAGTGCTTACTTATCTCCGCTTGCGCTCACAGAATCCACAAGATAGAGTAGATTCTGCCAAGTGATATTTGTTTTGTCATTTAGCCCTATTTCACAAGTGCTAGAGCTTGAAAAGCCAAGGCGTAATTTTCTATCTTTATAAAACTCACTTAGCTCCCGCAATGCTGAAGCATTAAGCTCACTGCAAATAAAGCCCTTATTCCCTGCAAAGCCGCAACACTGCGTTTTAGAATGGATAATGACTTCGCCATTCGTGCAGGTTTTGGCAATGGATTCTAGAGACTTATCCCATTTACCCTTTCTTGTCGCACACATCGCATAAAGCGCAATATCCTCATCTAAAGGCGTGATAGTAAGCCTTGGCAAAAGAGTGGATTCTATAAACTCTGGCATATCTAAAATGGTGAGAGTAGAATCTAGCTCTTGTAATCCGCTTTTTAGCTCATAGCTACACGCGCTATGATCGCATACGATGTGGATTTGCTCTACACCCTTGCCTTGCAGCTCTTCCACACTAGAATCTAATGCCTTATACACTTCTTTGCGTTTGGCTTCCGCACTTTGCGGATAGTCTTTATACGCCTTGCCGCAGCAAAGATTACTAAGATTTTGCGGATACACTACGCTCACACTAGCCTTTTTACACAAAGATTCAAAGACTTCTTGCAAAGCTCTTGTGTCTTGTAGATGTGATGGCGGAGCAAAGGAGCGATTGATACAGGTGCTAAAGTATATGACAGATACTTGGCTAGATTGTGCGCCATTATCCCACGCATTGCTTTGCTCACGCAAAGGCGTGGGTCTTGCCCGCTGCGGCAAAGCCACGCGTGCGCCTAAAGCTTCATCACGACAAGCGTGATGAGAGTGGCTAAAGTTTTTAGATTCTAGTCTGTAGGCATTTGCCCTAGGCAGTGAGCGTGGGATATAGGGCAGGAATCTCATCTTTTTGCTTAGGGTATTTAGCGTGTTTTTGCCAAAGATTGCAAAGCCAAAGTTTGCAATATGTAAGCCCCCTTTAGCAAGGCTAAGTGTGGGGCTAAAGTGCTTGGCACTTTGAGTGGCTATGAAGCGAGAGACTGCACCCTTTGTGCTAGGATTTAGCTTTTGTGCGATTTTAGCACTATCAATTTCTAGCGGACAGGAGAGAGAGCACATAGAGCAGGTGGCACAGGTTTCGATGCCAAAATATTGATAACCTCGCTTCAACTCCTCTAGTTTCTGCGCATTGTCTCTTTGGCTAAAATCGGCGATTGTTTTGCCCTGCCCTATTTTCTGTGTGCTTACTGCCTTCGCATTAGATTCTATAACACCCTTAGAATCCGCCCCATTAAGCAAAGCCTCTAGCCTTGCGATTTCTTTTCGCACCGCTATTCTCTGTCTTGGCGTGAGTGTTAGCTCTCTGCTAGGGCAGACTTTTTCACAAAATCCACATTCCATACATTGATTGATAAAGTCCTCTACCTCGCTGCTTTGTTTGAGATTTTGCGTGTGGATTTGGGGATTATCGCTAATGATGACATCAGGGTTTATAAGGGCGTGTGGGTCAAAAATCTCTTT encodes the following:
- a CDS encoding FAD-binding and (Fe-S)-binding domain-containing protein, whose product is MHNRKNPDFEGFIAEAKGTFKDRIYTDYLRRFAYGIDASCYAYVPRVVVRAVNESEIITLFALSQKYNTPLTFRAAGTSLSGQACSDSVLVLANAFWQDIEIIGNAESIKCGCGVIGVEANEALKPYGKKIGPDPATINNAMIGGIFSNNSSGMCCGVKQNSYNTIQSARFILHNGTILDTSKNAKPNENIESFLQKHKDKADSLLALREEILQDKELCELIKRKFAIKNTTGYSINALLDFSEIKDIVNHLFIGAEGTLGFVSQVEYECVEDYAFKACALLFYKDLALGAKAVEILAHNESLVSAAEIMDYACLDSAKSLENAPSELEKIQSRACAILVQLESSTQKELDSKIAYISKELESVPSLFGVHFSSDEKLMASWWKIRKALLPLAAGTRPSGSIVITEDICFPIHTFAQGIESITKLFDRFNFQGIIFGHALSGNVHFIITPNLNDEKESQAFGEFMEAMVDSVISLQGSTKAEHGTGRMIAPFVEKEWGAKAYSINRRIKEIFDPHALINPDVIISDNPQIHTQNLKQSSEVEDFINQCMECGFCEKVCPSRELTLTPRQRIAVRKEIARLEALLNGADSKGVIESNAKAVSTQKIGQGKTIADFSQRDNAQKLEELKRGYQYFGIETCATCSMCSLSCPLEIDSAKIAQKLNPSTKGAVSRFIATQSAKHFSPTLSLAKGGLHIANFGFAIFGKNTLNTLSKKMRFLPYIPRSLPRANAYRLESKNFSHSHHACRDEALGARVALPQRARPTPLREQSNAWDNGAQSSQVSVIYFSTCINRSFAPPSHLQDTRALQEVFESLCKKASVSVVYPQNLSNLCCGKAYKDYPQSAEAKRKEVYKALDSSVEELQGKGVEQIHIVCDHSACSYELKSGLQELDSTLTILDMPEFIESTLLPRLTITPLDEDIALYAMCATRKGKWDKSLESIAKTCTNGEVIIHSKTQCCGFAGNKGFICSELNASALRELSEFYKDRKLRLGFSSSSTCEIGLNDKTNITWQNLLYLVDSVSASGDK
- a CDS encoding cation:dicarboxylate symporter family transporter, coding for MRKHRHSPIHHRFLKSLVFWVLLGLVLGVVFGIIGNLHHSHPNAVVTFFYHFCIESKSYTFDPFIKGLKLLMGPIIFLTIITGIIRLEDLKTLGGLGLKTLIYFEVVSTFALVIGVVFGEVLKPGHGMHLDVASLDAQSVEGYIAQGASNQAQSVGEEIYHILLSAIPHDPITPFVEGKTLQVLVMALIVAILLSFAAPSFKEKCLKYFESMQETFFKVLTILIWYSPLATFGAMAYLIAHFGFSSIGGMIMLLLTMALSILAFIFVVLGIICKIGGINIFKLMRFIYAEVLVVFATSSSETALAPLMRKLERAGVQKASVGLIMPTGYSFNLDATNIYLSLAVIFLSQAFDIHISFVQTMTLILILMISSKGAVGVTGSGFIVLAGTLAALTTADGSQLIPAVSVAAILGIDKFLSEMRAVGNLCGNVIACVMVSIWDKRIDKERFLYALDHPEEFKVV
- a CDS encoding flavodoxin; translated protein: MEKVGIFYGSDGGNSKNAAEQVAAELGNAELIDVASASKDQLASFKNLILVTPTYGSGDLQTDWEDFLDSLSGGDFAGKVVGLVGLGDQDTYSDTFCDGISHIYNKAKDSATIVGQTATDGYEFSDSQSVVDGKFVGLALDEDNQDDKTAERIKAWVADIKGKLA